Within the Kingella potus genome, the region CTTTGGCAGGAGGCGGCGCGGCGGTTACGGCTGCGGTCTCTTCCGTTTGCGGCGGGGGAACGGCGCGGCGGCGGTTTTGCTGGCCGTTGTTGCGGGCGCGGCTGCCGCCGTCGGTGTTGTCGTCCTGCGGCGGTGTGCCGCCGCTCGGGCGGGCATTGTTGCGGCGGTTGTTGCCGTTGCGGCGGTTTTGCGGGTTGCGCCGTGTGCCGCCGGTGTTTCTGGCCGGCTCGGGCTGCGGTTCGGCCTGTACCGTGCTGCCGAACAGGCCTTTAAACCATGCTTTGAACCTGTCCCACCAGCTTTCCGGCTGCGGCTCGGCCGAGACGGGGGCGGGCTGGGTGTGCTTCACGCCTTTGACGGCGGGCTCGGGGCGGGCCGCTTTGGCGCGTTCGCTGCCGAAGGGTTTGGCGGTGTCGTCGGTTTCGGGTACGGCAACCTGTTTGTAGCTGGGGGCGGCGGCCTCTTCGATGTCGTCGGTGCGGATGCGGCTGATTTCGTAGTGGGGGTTTTCCAGGTGGATGTTGGGAATCAGCAGGACGTTCACGTCCAAACGCTCTTCCATGGCGAAAAGCTCGGCGCGTTTTTCGTTGAGCAGGAAGGTGGCGACATCGACGGGCACTTGGGCGTGCACTTCGCCGGTGTTGTCCTTCATCGCTTCTTCCTGAATGATGCGCAGCACGTGCAGGGCGGTGGATTCTATGCCGCGTATCACGCCGGTGCCGGCACAGCGCGGGCAGGCGGCGTGGCTGGATTCGCCGAGGGCTGGTTTGAGACGCTGGCGCGAGAGTTCCAGCAGGCCGAAGCGGGAGAGCTTGGCCGTCTGCACGCGGGCGCGGTCTTTTTTCAGCGCGTCGCGCAGGGTGTTTTCGACTTCGCGCTGGTGTTTGGGGTTTTCCATGTCGATGAAGTCGATGACGATCAGGCCGCCCAAGTCGCGCAGGCGCATTTGGCGCGCCACTTCTTCGGCCGCTTCCATATTGGTTTTGAAGGCGGTTTCTTCGATGTCTGCGCCGCGTGTGGCACGGGCGGAGTTTACGTCTACGGAAACAAGGGCTTCGGTGTGGTCGATGACGATCGCGCCGCCGGAGGGCAGGCTGACGCTGCGCGAGAACGCGCTTTCGATCTGATGCTCGATTTGGAAGCGGGAGAAGAGGGGGGTGTGGTCTTGGTAGAGTTTCAGACGGCCTGTGTTGGCCGGCATGACGTAGGACATGAATTCGGAAATTTCCGCATGTACTTCGGCATTGTCTACGAGGATTTCGCCGATGTCGGGGCGGAAATAGTCGCGGATGGCGCGGATGAGCAGCGAGCTTTCCATAAAGAGCAGATAGGGATCGGGATGGGCGTTGCCCGCCTCTTCGATGGCCTGCCACAGTTTGAGCAGGTAGTCGAAATCCCATTGCAGTTCTTCGACGCTGCGGCCGATGCCGGCGGTGCGGGCGATGAGGCTCATGCCGCGCGGCACGTCGAGTTCGGCCATCGCGTCTTTCAGCTCCTGCCGCTCTTCGCCTTCGATGCGGCGCGATACGCCGCCGCCGCGCGGGTTGTTGGGCATCAGCACCAGATAGCGTCCGGCCAGGGAAATAAATGTGGTGAGTGCCGCGCCTTTGTTGCCGCGCTCGTCTTTTTCCACTTGGACGATGACCTGCATACCTTCTTTGAGTACGTCCTGAATGCGGGCCCTGCCGCCTTCGTAGTCTTGGAAATAGGCGCGGGAAACTTCTTTAAAGGGGAGGAAACCGTGGCGGTCGGTGCCGTAATCGACGAAGCAGGCTTCGAGCGAGGGTTCGATGCGGGTAATGACACCCTTGTAGATATTGCCTTTGCGCTGTTCTTTGCCCAGCGTTTCGATGTCGAGATCGAGCAGGGTCTGCCCGTCTACGATGGCCACGCGCAGCTCTTCGGCCTGCGTGGCGTTAAACAACATTCGTTTCATGATGACTCCCGGCGGGCGCGTTTTTTTCAGACGGCCTGCCCGTTTGTACCCACGAAGCGTGTAACCTGTTTCCGGCTGTTGCGCCGCAATAGTCCATGCCGTTCGGAAAACGGCCATGTGCGGCTGTGAAGCGGATTCGTAAAGAAGGGATTAAAGAACGCCGCCGGAGTAAACCGGCGCAGCCTGCGCTTCCTTTTGGGAAGCGGCAGGATTGGAATGAAACTGCCGACATCTTCTTATTATCGTTCGCCTGTTTGCGCCGCGCGGGAAACTGCCGCGTCTTAGTTTTGCGTAAATGGCCAGGCACATACGGACTTCGGTTAC harbors:
- a CDS encoding Rne/Rng family ribonuclease yields the protein MKRMLFNATQAEELRVAIVDGQTLLDLDIETLGKEQRKGNIYKGVITRIEPSLEACFVDYGTDRHGFLPFKEVSRAYFQDYEGGRARIQDVLKEGMQVIVQVEKDERGNKGAALTTFISLAGRYLVLMPNNPRGGGVSRRIEGEERQELKDAMAELDVPRGMSLIARTAGIGRSVEELQWDFDYLLKLWQAIEEAGNAHPDPYLLFMESSLLIRAIRDYFRPDIGEILVDNAEVHAEISEFMSYVMPANTGRLKLYQDHTPLFSRFQIEHQIESAFSRSVSLPSGGAIVIDHTEALVSVDVNSARATRGADIEETAFKTNMEAAEEVARQMRLRDLGGLIVIDFIDMENPKHQREVENTLRDALKKDRARVQTAKLSRFGLLELSRQRLKPALGESSHAACPRCAGTGVIRGIESTALHVLRIIQEEAMKDNTGEVHAQVPVDVATFLLNEKRAELFAMEERLDVNVLLIPNIHLENPHYEISRIRTDDIEEAAAPSYKQVAVPETDDTAKPFGSERAKAARPEPAVKGVKHTQPAPVSAEPQPESWWDRFKAWFKGLFGSTVQAEPQPEPARNTGGTRRNPQNRRNGNNRRNNARPSGGTPPQDDNTDGGSRARNNGQQNRRRAVPPPQTEETAAVTAAPPPAKEVQKEAQQEAQNEKRNGRNNNRSRNGKRGDTASAPAALSGAAAQPVQERPSENPETRQEQKPVRSGSRDGGRQERGGRNNGSNRRYDKKRNVPSAAKIEQYLMIDEAAEKVRAAVAHVFGATAPAPAAVLPQHDNNAPLVITIPAPQEDTPAVPPAADAALVSESSEKVLAAVARVMTQADSGAQTETNAEAAQRPSENADKRGKSARQTAAADEQPVELPAAPAGMILVQTRPEALSAPAPEPDLPKRPHRSDLPRRETAAVAAAEMVQIETRRD